Proteins from a single region of Synechococcus sp. WH 8109:
- a CDS encoding NAD(P)H-quinone oxidoreductase subunit 5: MPSAEELAWLIPVLPLFGAVLTGLGLISFNRTINRLRKPVALLLISCVGAAAALSYSILFNQLNGAPPVEHLFVWASAGSFVLPMGYVVDPLGAVMLALVTTIALLVLVYSHGYMAHDKGYVRFFTYLALFSSSMLGLIISPNLLEIYVFWELVGMCSYLLVGFWYDRDGAAHAAQKAFVVNRVGDFGLLLGILGLFWATGSFDFQGIADGLQNGLAAGTVAPWAALLLCLLVFMGPMAKSAQFPLHVWLPDAMEGPTPISALIHAATMVAAGVFLVARLDPLYAQFPVVQTVIAVVGTITCFLGASIALTQMDLKKGLAYSTVSQLGYMMLAMGCGAPVAGIFHLVTHAFFKAMLFLGSGSVIHAMEEVVGHEPVLAQDMRLMGGLRKKMPVTSITFFIGCIAISGIPPLAGFWSKDEILGQAFNSYPLLWVVGFLTAGMTAFYMFRLYFLTFEGEFRGNDTAMQAQLLTAAGKDPSEHHAHGGSVHESAWPMAAPLAVLAVPSVLIGLLGTPWNSRFAGLLNPEEALEMAEQFSWGEFLPLAGASVAISVAGITLAVLAYALHRIDLGQLVAGRFPAVNAFLANKWYLDVVNEKLFVRGSRKLAREVLEVDAKVVDGVVNLTGLLTLGSGEGLKYLETGRAQFYALIVFAGVIGLVVLFGVIGGPIA, encoded by the coding sequence ATGCCCTCGGCCGAGGAACTCGCCTGGCTCATTCCCGTTCTGCCCCTGTTCGGCGCCGTGCTGACCGGGCTGGGATTGATCAGCTTCAACCGCACGATCAACCGGTTGCGCAAACCCGTTGCGCTGCTATTGATCTCCTGTGTTGGTGCAGCTGCGGCCCTCAGCTACAGCATCCTGTTCAACCAGCTCAATGGCGCCCCGCCGGTCGAGCATCTGTTCGTCTGGGCCAGTGCCGGCAGCTTCGTTCTGCCGATGGGCTACGTGGTGGATCCGCTTGGAGCGGTGATGCTGGCGCTGGTCACCACCATCGCCCTGCTGGTGCTGGTGTATTCCCACGGCTACATGGCCCACGACAAGGGCTATGTGCGCTTCTTCACCTACCTGGCGCTGTTCAGCAGCTCCATGCTGGGGCTGATCATCAGCCCCAATCTCCTGGAGATCTACGTCTTCTGGGAGCTGGTGGGCATGTGCTCCTATCTGTTGGTGGGCTTCTGGTACGACCGTGATGGCGCCGCCCACGCCGCCCAGAAAGCCTTTGTGGTGAACCGGGTGGGTGACTTCGGCCTGCTGCTAGGCATCCTTGGCCTGTTCTGGGCCACCGGCAGCTTCGATTTCCAGGGAATCGCCGATGGCTTGCAGAACGGCCTGGCCGCCGGAACGGTGGCCCCATGGGCAGCGCTGCTGCTCTGCCTGCTGGTGTTCATGGGTCCGATGGCCAAGTCGGCCCAGTTCCCTCTCCATGTCTGGCTGCCCGATGCCATGGAGGGGCCGACGCCAATTTCAGCGCTGATTCACGCCGCCACGATGGTGGCCGCAGGGGTGTTCCTGGTCGCCCGCCTCGATCCCCTCTACGCCCAGTTCCCTGTCGTTCAAACAGTGATCGCCGTCGTTGGCACGATCACCTGCTTCCTGGGAGCCTCCATTGCCCTCACCCAGATGGATCTCAAGAAGGGTCTGGCCTACAGCACCGTCTCCCAGCTCGGTTACATGATGCTGGCGATGGGTTGCGGCGCCCCGGTCGCCGGCATCTTCCACCTGGTGACGCATGCCTTCTTCAAGGCGATGTTGTTCCTGGGATCAGGCTCCGTCATTCACGCCATGGAGGAGGTGGTGGGCCACGAGCCCGTTCTCGCCCAAGACATGCGCCTGATGGGAGGCCTGCGCAAGAAGATGCCCGTCACCTCGATCACCTTCTTCATCGGCTGCATCGCCATCAGCGGCATTCCGCCCCTGGCCGGCTTCTGGAGCAAGGACGAAATTCTTGGTCAGGCCTTCAACAGCTACCCGCTGCTCTGGGTGGTGGGCTTCCTGACAGCAGGGATGACGGCCTTTTACATGTTCCGCCTTTATTTCCTCACCTTTGAAGGGGAGTTCCGCGGCAACGACACCGCCATGCAGGCCCAGCTGCTCACTGCAGCGGGCAAGGATCCTTCCGAGCACCACGCCCATGGCGGCAGTGTGCATGAATCGGCCTGGCCGATGGCGGCCCCCTTGGCGGTGCTAGCGGTGCCTTCCGTACTGATAGGTCTGCTTGGAACACCCTGGAACAGCCGCTTCGCAGGCCTTCTCAATCCCGAAGAAGCCCTCGAGATGGCCGAACAATTCAGCTGGGGCGAGTTTCTGCCTCTGGCGGGCGCCTCCGTGGCCATCTCCGTTGCCGGCATCACCCTGGCTGTTCTGGCCTATGCCCTTCATCGGATTGATCTGGGGCAGCTGGTGGCAGGTCGCTTCCCGGCGGTGAATGCCTTCCTCGCCAACAAGTGGTACCTCGATGTGGTGAACGAGAAGCTGTTCGTTCGCGGCAGCCGCAAACTGGCGCGCGAGGTGCTCGAGGTGGACGCCAAGGTGGTGGATGGCGTGGTCAACCTCACCGGACTGCTCACCCTCGGAAGCGGCGAAGGTCTCAAATATCTCGAGACCGGACGGGCCCAGTTCTATGCCCTGATCGTGTTTGCCGGCGTGATCGGCTTGGTGGTGCTGTTCGGCGTGATCGGCGGACCAATCGCTTAA
- a CDS encoding NDP-sugar synthase: protein MKAMILAAGKGTRVQPITHVIPKPMIPILQKPVMEFLLELLKEHGFTEVMVNVSHLAEEIENYFRDGQRFGVEIAYSFEGRIEDGELIGSALGSAGGLKKIQDFQHFFDDTFVVLCGDALIDLDLSEAVRLHKEKGAIASLVTKRVPKDQVSSYGVVVTDDQNRISSFQEKPSVDEALSDTINTGIYIFEPEIFEHIPSGQSFDIGSDLFPKLAELGAPFYAIPMDFEWVDIGKVPDYWQAIRSVLMGDVRQVGIPGKEVRPGVYTGLNVAANWDKINVSGPVYVGGMTKIEDGATIVGPTMIGPSCHICEGATVDNSIIFDYSRIGPGVQLLEKLVFGRYCVGKDGDHFDLQEASLDWLITDARRQDLVEPSPQQKAMAELLGTDLTQAAS from the coding sequence ATGAAGGCGATGATTCTGGCGGCTGGTAAGGGGACACGGGTCCAACCGATCACCCATGTGATCCCCAAGCCAATGATTCCGATCCTGCAGAAGCCGGTGATGGAATTTTTGCTGGAACTGCTCAAGGAGCACGGCTTCACCGAAGTGATGGTGAACGTCTCCCACCTGGCCGAAGAGATTGAAAATTACTTCCGGGATGGCCAGCGTTTCGGGGTTGAAATTGCCTACAGCTTTGAAGGACGTATTGAAGACGGTGAACTGATCGGAAGTGCCCTGGGGTCAGCTGGCGGACTCAAAAAAATCCAGGATTTCCAGCACTTCTTTGACGACACCTTCGTGGTGCTCTGCGGCGACGCGCTGATCGACCTTGATCTCAGCGAAGCGGTACGCCTGCACAAAGAAAAGGGTGCGATCGCAAGCCTCGTCACCAAACGGGTCCCCAAGGATCAGGTGAGCAGTTACGGCGTTGTGGTCACCGATGACCAGAACAGAATTTCAAGCTTCCAGGAGAAGCCCAGCGTCGACGAAGCCCTCAGCGACACGATCAACACCGGCATCTACATCTTCGAGCCGGAGATCTTTGAGCACATCCCATCGGGTCAGTCCTTCGACATCGGATCCGATCTATTCCCGAAACTGGCCGAGCTCGGTGCACCCTTCTATGCCATCCCGATGGATTTCGAATGGGTGGATATCGGCAAGGTTCCCGATTACTGGCAAGCCATCCGCAGCGTGTTGATGGGTGACGTTCGTCAGGTGGGCATTCCCGGCAAGGAGGTGCGTCCCGGGGTGTACACCGGCCTGAATGTGGCCGCCAACTGGGACAAGATCAACGTCAGCGGCCCCGTCTACGTGGGCGGCATGACCAAGATCGAAGACGGCGCAACCATCGTTGGACCCACCATGATCGGCCCCAGCTGCCACATCTGTGAGGGCGCCACCGTCGATAACTCGATCATCTTCGACTATTCGCGCATCGGCCCTGGCGTGCAGCTGCTCGAGAAGCTGGTGTTCGGCCGCTACTGCGTTGGCAAGGACGGTGATCACTTCGACCTGCAGGAAGCTTCGCTCGACTGGCTGATCACCGATGCCCGTCGTCAGGACCTGGTGGAGCCTTCCCCACAGCAAAAGGCCATGGCAGAGCTGCTCGGCACCGACCTCACCCAGGCAGCGAGCTGA
- a CDS encoding lipopolysaccharide assembly protein LapA domain-containing protein, which yields MRQINFGLIFSFGLITVFFTLANTSPTTVHVLPGVEYTLPLAGLLLLAAGLGAVSAWFFAAWTGMLNNVEQFSKANEYEAQQVRIQELETDLSRYRSTVETQLGLLPATTVSATSAGSDDSDQAEVTDASSAA from the coding sequence ATGCGTCAGATCAACTTCGGCCTGATCTTCAGCTTCGGCCTGATAACGGTGTTCTTCACCCTGGCGAACACCAGCCCCACGACTGTTCACGTGTTGCCTGGGGTCGAGTACACCCTGCCTTTGGCGGGTCTGCTGCTGCTGGCAGCGGGGTTGGGAGCCGTTTCGGCCTGGTTCTTCGCGGCCTGGACCGGGATGCTCAACAACGTTGAACAGTTCAGCAAGGCCAACGAATACGAGGCCCAGCAGGTGCGTATCCAGGAACTGGAGACCGACCTCAGCCGCTACCGCTCCACCGTTGAAACCCAGCTGGGACTCCTGCCTGCCACAACCGTCAGCGCAACCAGTGCTGGGAGCGACGACAGCGACCAGGCGGAGGTAACCGACGCCAGCAGTGCGGCCTGA
- a CDS encoding NnrU family protein, with the protein MASTHHSSVVMLVLLILFAVIHSGGAALRSRAEAVIGARAWRLIFAAASIPSAVVVIGWFLAHRYDGVRLWNLQGVPGVIPIVWIGTAISFLFLYPATYNLLEIPAVLKPQVRLYATGIIRISRHPQAIGQILWCLTHALWIGSSFMLVTCVGLIGHHLFAVWHGDRRLKARFGEAFDELKASTSIVPFAAVLDGRQQLQWQEFVRPAQLGIAIAVGVFWWAHRFIPTAAELMRNSALQNLLG; encoded by the coding sequence ATGGCCTCCACCCACCACAGCAGCGTCGTGATGCTGGTGCTGCTGATCCTGTTTGCCGTGATTCACAGCGGTGGTGCTGCCCTGCGCAGCCGGGCTGAGGCCGTGATCGGAGCGAGGGCCTGGCGCCTGATCTTCGCGGCAGCCAGCATTCCTTCGGCCGTGGTGGTGATCGGCTGGTTCCTGGCCCATCGCTACGACGGGGTGCGGCTGTGGAATCTCCAGGGCGTGCCTGGGGTGATTCCGATCGTCTGGATCGGAACCGCCATCAGCTTTCTCTTCCTTTATCCAGCCACCTACAACCTGCTGGAGATCCCGGCGGTGCTGAAACCACAGGTGCGTCTTTATGCCACGGGAATCATCCGCATCAGCCGCCATCCCCAGGCCATCGGGCAAATTCTCTGGTGCCTCACCCACGCCCTCTGGATCGGCAGCAGTTTCATGTTGGTGACCTGCGTGGGCCTGATCGGCCATCACCTCTTCGCCGTCTGGCATGGCGACCGGCGCCTGAAGGCCCGCTTCGGTGAGGCCTTTGATGAGCTCAAGGCCAGCACCTCGATCGTGCCGTTCGCTGCCGTTCTGGATGGACGCCAGCAGCTGCAGTGGCAGGAATTTGTCCGGCCCGCGCAACTAGGCATCGCCATTGCCGTCGGCGTCTTCTGGTGGGCCCACCGCTTCATTCCGACGGCTGCCGAGTTAATGCGCAATTCAGCACTCCAGAACCTGCTGGGCTGA
- the pds gene encoding 15-cis-phytoene desaturase, which yields MRVAIAGAGLAGLSCAKYLADAGHTPIVVEARDVLGGKVAAWKDEEGDWYETGLHIFFGAYPNMLQLFKELNIEDRLQWKSHSMIFNQQDEPGTYSRFDFPDLPAPMNGVAAILGNNDMLSWPEKISFGLGLVPAMLRGQGYVEECDKYSWTEWLRVHNIPERVNDEVFLAMSKALNFIDPDEISATVVLTALNRFLQEKNGSKMAFLDGAPPERLCQPVVEHIESLGGEVHLDSPLREIKLNADGSVAAFHIGGVKGKESFDLTADAYVSALPVDPFKLLLPEPWKQMEVFQKLDGLRGVPVINLHLWFDRKLTDIDHLLFSRSPLLSVYADMSITCREYEDPDKSMLELVFAPAKDWIGRPDEEIIEATMGELKKLFPIHFSGDNPATLRKYKVVKTPLSVYKTIPGCQELRPDQTTPIKNFFLAGDYTMQRYLASMEGAVLSGKLCAGAVDRKTGQLASSTSSSEPVTA from the coding sequence ATGCGCGTCGCTATTGCCGGAGCTGGCCTTGCTGGACTCTCTTGTGCCAAATACCTGGCGGATGCCGGCCACACCCCCATCGTGGTTGAAGCCCGTGATGTGCTGGGCGGCAAGGTGGCGGCCTGGAAAGACGAGGAAGGTGACTGGTATGAGACCGGCCTGCACATTTTCTTCGGGGCCTACCCGAACATGCTGCAGCTGTTCAAGGAGCTGAACATCGAAGACCGGCTGCAGTGGAAGAGCCATTCGATGATCTTCAACCAGCAGGACGAACCAGGCACCTACAGCCGCTTTGATTTCCCCGATCTGCCGGCACCGATGAATGGTGTGGCGGCGATCCTGGGCAACAACGACATGCTGAGCTGGCCTGAGAAAATCAGCTTCGGCCTGGGCCTTGTGCCTGCGATGCTTCGGGGTCAGGGGTACGTCGAGGAGTGCGACAAATACTCCTGGACCGAGTGGTTGCGGGTCCACAACATCCCAGAGCGGGTGAACGATGAGGTGTTCTTGGCGATGAGCAAGGCCCTTAATTTCATCGACCCCGATGAAATTTCTGCCACGGTTGTGCTCACAGCTCTCAATCGTTTCCTTCAGGAGAAGAACGGCTCCAAGATGGCGTTCCTCGATGGGGCGCCGCCGGAGCGGCTTTGCCAGCCGGTGGTTGAGCACATCGAATCACTGGGTGGTGAAGTGCACCTCGACAGCCCCCTGCGTGAGATCAAGCTCAATGCCGATGGTTCGGTGGCGGCGTTTCACATCGGTGGAGTGAAGGGCAAGGAGAGCTTCGACCTCACCGCTGATGCCTATGTCAGTGCCTTGCCGGTGGATCCCTTCAAGCTGCTGCTGCCTGAGCCCTGGAAGCAGATGGAAGTGTTCCAGAAGTTGGATGGTCTCCGGGGTGTCCCCGTGATCAATCTGCACCTCTGGTTCGATCGAAAGCTCACCGACATCGACCATCTGCTGTTCAGCCGCTCCCCCCTGCTCAGCGTGTATGCCGACATGAGCATCACCTGTCGGGAGTACGAAGACCCCGACAAGTCGATGCTTGAGCTGGTCTTTGCTCCTGCCAAAGACTGGATCGGTCGTCCCGATGAGGAGATCATCGAGGCCACCATGGGCGAGCTCAAGAAGCTGTTCCCGATTCATTTCAGTGGCGACAACCCCGCCACCCTGCGCAAATACAAGGTCGTGAAGACGCCCTTGTCCGTCTACAAGACGATCCCCGGTTGCCAGGAGCTGCGTCCAGATCAAACCACTCCGATCAAGAACTTCTTCCTCGCGGGCGA
- a CDS encoding LysR family transcriptional regulator, translated as MADLPFTLDQLRILRAIVSEGSFKKAADSLYVTQPAVSLQIQNLEKQLEVSLFDRGGRKAQLTEAGHLLLSYCDRILSQCHEACRALDDLHNLKGGSLIVGASQTTGTYLMPRMIGLFRQKYPDVSVQLQVHSTRRTGWSVANGQIDLAIIGGELPAELNELLQVVPYASDELALVLPVKHPLARLAELTKEDLYRLGFVCLDAQSTTRKMVDQLLARSGLDVQRLRIDMELNSLEAIKNAVQAGLGAAFVPVVSIERELSAGTIHRPQVADLQVRRQLKLITHPARYCSRASVAFRNDVLPVFASADSPIRQAAKVVPEAIGEQLIQN; from the coding sequence GTGGCCGATCTGCCGTTCACCCTCGACCAGCTGCGGATCCTTCGCGCGATTGTCAGTGAGGGCAGCTTCAAGAAAGCCGCCGACAGTCTCTACGTCACCCAGCCCGCCGTCAGCCTTCAGATCCAGAACCTAGAGAAGCAGCTGGAGGTGTCGTTGTTTGATCGCGGCGGGCGCAAGGCGCAGCTCACTGAGGCTGGCCATCTGTTGCTGAGTTACTGCGACCGGATCCTGAGCCAGTGCCACGAAGCCTGTCGGGCCCTGGATGATCTCCACAACCTCAAAGGTGGATCCCTGATCGTGGGGGCAAGTCAGACCACCGGCACTTATCTGATGCCCCGGATGATCGGCCTGTTCCGCCAGAAATATCCGGACGTGTCCGTGCAGCTTCAGGTCCACAGCACAAGACGCACGGGCTGGAGCGTGGCCAACGGTCAGATCGACCTGGCGATCATCGGTGGTGAATTGCCGGCAGAACTCAATGAACTGCTGCAGGTTGTGCCCTACGCCAGTGATGAGCTGGCCCTGGTGTTGCCGGTGAAGCACCCCTTGGCCCGACTGGCTGAACTCACCAAGGAAGACCTCTATCGCCTGGGCTTTGTCTGCCTCGACGCCCAATCCACCACCCGGAAGATGGTTGACCAGCTCTTGGCGCGCTCCGGCCTGGATGTGCAGCGCCTACGCATCGACATGGAGCTGAATTCGCTGGAAGCCATCAAGAATGCCGTTCAGGCGGGTCTGGGCGCCGCCTTTGTTCCTGTGGTGTCGATCGAGCGGGAGTTATCGGCTGGCACGATTCATCGGCCCCAGGTGGCTGATCTGCAGGTGAGACGCCAGCTCAAGCTGATCACCCATCCCGCCCGCTACTGCTCACGCGCTTCGGTGGCCTTCCGCAATGACGTTCTGCCAGTCTTTGCCAGTGCTGACAGCCCGATTCGCCAGGCAGCGAAGGTCGTGCCTGAAGCGATCGGGGAGCAACTTATTCAGAACTGA
- a CDS encoding NAD(P)H-quinone oxidoreductase subunit M, with translation MADTLLKCTTRHVRLFTAALQEEDLVPSDDQLTLDLDPDNEFLWDAASLAKVQGRFKELVDAAAGGELSDYTLRRIGTDLEGFIRQLLQAGELSYNPDGRVQNFSMGLPRTPELL, from the coding sequence TTGGCTGACACCCTTCTCAAGTGCACCACCCGCCACGTGCGCCTGTTCACAGCAGCACTTCAAGAGGAGGATCTGGTTCCTTCGGATGACCAACTGACCTTGGATCTGGATCCCGACAACGAATTTCTATGGGATGCCGCCAGCCTCGCCAAGGTGCAGGGACGCTTTAAGGAACTGGTAGATGCCGCAGCCGGCGGCGAATTGAGTGACTACACCCTGCGCCGCATTGGTACAGACTTGGAGGGATTCATCCGGCAACTGCTCCAGGCCGGAGAACTCAGCTACAACCCGGATGGCCGCGTGCAGAACTTCTCCATGGGCCTGCCCCGCACCCCTGAACTGTTGTGA
- a CDS encoding segregation/condensation protein A: protein MLQVAPKDGADAGARLAIRLLQDAAERGDLDPWDVDVIAVIDGFLDQLRQRIEVPGQMAAALAGRGGSYERDLADSSEAFLAASVLVGLKAEMLETSMLPPPPEVEDHFDADFDEQGWLDPAFDLPRRPERHLQRRPVAPPPLRRPVTLGELIEQLESIAEQLESDELEARRRKRQKRYSNREAIAQVAGLAHREKLPETTAALGVFLNGWETALDWVGFDQLVDQWEVAAAADLDRDRVGVFWALLFLSSQGRVELEQEGWLHGPLRLKFIPASGTATQLPIRSLQVPDPSPTRTVVAA, encoded by the coding sequence TTGCTCCAGGTAGCCCCTAAAGACGGCGCTGATGCTGGAGCCCGCCTTGCGATTCGGCTGCTGCAGGACGCAGCGGAGCGAGGGGATCTGGATCCCTGGGATGTGGATGTGATCGCCGTCATCGACGGCTTTCTGGATCAACTCCGGCAACGCATTGAAGTTCCCGGGCAGATGGCAGCCGCCCTGGCCGGACGGGGCGGCAGCTACGAGCGGGACCTGGCCGACAGCAGCGAAGCCTTCCTGGCCGCCTCGGTGTTGGTAGGACTCAAAGCGGAGATGCTCGAAACAAGCATGCTGCCGCCACCGCCCGAAGTCGAAGATCACTTCGATGCCGACTTCGATGAGCAAGGATGGCTTGATCCGGCCTTTGATCTGCCCCGACGGCCGGAGCGCCATCTGCAGCGACGTCCTGTGGCACCGCCGCCCTTGCGTCGCCCCGTCACCCTTGGCGAGCTGATCGAACAGCTGGAATCGATTGCCGAGCAGCTGGAATCAGACGAACTCGAGGCACGCCGCCGCAAACGCCAAAAGCGCTACAGCAACCGTGAAGCCATCGCCCAGGTGGCCGGGCTGGCCCACCGCGAAAAGCTGCCGGAAACAACTGCAGCACTGGGCGTGTTTCTGAACGGTTGGGAGACCGCCCTGGACTGGGTGGGCTTCGATCAACTGGTGGATCAGTGGGAGGTGGCCGCCGCGGCGGACCTGGACCGGGATCGGGTTGGGGTGTTCTGGGCCCTGCTGTTTCTCTCCTCCCAGGGACGGGTTGAGCTGGAGCAGGAGGGTTGGCTCCACGGACCACTGCGATTGAAATTCATCCCTGCGAGTGGAACTGCAACGCAACTGCCGATCCGCAGCCTTCAGGTGCCAGATCCATCGCCGACCCGGACGGTCGTGGCGGCCTAA
- a CDS encoding NAD(P)H-quinone oxidoreductase subunit 4, translated as MFEFAVAGVSEPVQATVPWLSLSILVPIVGALLVPLVPDKGEGKQVRWYALIVTLITFLITVAAYLTGYDPSLSGLQLSERVSWLPDLGLTWAVGADGLSMPLILLTSFITSLACLAAWPVSFKPRLFYFLLLAMDGGQIAVFAVQDMLLFFLAWELELIPVYLLLAIWGGKKRQYAATKFILYTAGSSLFILLAALAMGFVGGGTPSFEYTALAAKDFGTGFQLLCYAGLLIAFGVKLPIVPLHTWLPDAHGEATAPVHMLLAGILLKMGGYALLRFNCELLPAAHSQFAPLLIVLGVVNIIYAALTSFAQRNLKRKIAYSSISHMGFVLIGVGSFSALGTSGAMLQMISHGLIGASLFFLVGATYDRTHTLQLDEMGGIGQKMRIMFALWTVCALASLALPGMSGFVSELMVFAGFATDEAYTLPFRVVICGLAAVGVILTPIYLLSMLREIFFGKEKEELVSHTNLVDAEPREVYIIGCLLVPIIGIGLYPKLMTDSYRSSIEALVSRNLGAMEQVISPTAPLIRGQAPVPAIIQAPAVGAS; from the coding sequence GTGTTCGAATTCGCAGTCGCCGGGGTGAGTGAGCCGGTGCAGGCCACCGTTCCATGGCTGAGCCTGTCGATCCTGGTGCCGATTGTGGGTGCCCTGCTGGTTCCGCTAGTTCCAGACAAAGGCGAAGGCAAGCAGGTGCGCTGGTACGCCCTGATCGTGACGCTGATCACCTTCCTGATCACCGTCGCGGCCTACCTCACCGGCTACGACCCGAGCCTGAGTGGCTTGCAGTTGTCCGAACGGGTGAGCTGGCTGCCAGATCTTGGCCTCACCTGGGCGGTGGGAGCCGACGGCCTCTCGATGCCGTTGATCCTGCTCACCAGCTTCATTACAAGCCTGGCCTGCCTGGCGGCATGGCCGGTGAGTTTCAAACCTCGGCTGTTTTATTTCCTGCTGCTGGCCATGGACGGCGGCCAGATCGCGGTGTTCGCCGTGCAGGACATGCTGCTGTTCTTCCTGGCCTGGGAGCTGGAACTGATCCCGGTGTATCTGTTGTTGGCCATCTGGGGCGGCAAGAAACGCCAGTACGCCGCAACCAAATTCATCCTCTACACAGCCGGCAGCTCGTTGTTCATCCTGTTGGCCGCCCTGGCCATGGGCTTCGTCGGCGGCGGCACACCCAGTTTTGAGTACACCGCTCTTGCGGCCAAAGACTTCGGAACGGGCTTTCAACTGCTCTGCTATGCCGGGCTGCTGATCGCCTTCGGCGTGAAGCTGCCCATCGTGCCCCTGCACACCTGGCTGCCGGATGCCCATGGCGAAGCAACGGCACCGGTGCACATGCTGTTGGCAGGCATCCTGCTGAAGATGGGCGGGTATGCACTGCTGCGCTTCAACTGTGAACTGCTGCCAGCGGCACACTCCCAGTTCGCCCCACTGCTGATCGTGCTGGGGGTGGTGAACATCATCTACGCCGCCCTCACCTCCTTCGCCCAGCGCAACCTCAAGCGAAAGATCGCCTACAGCTCGATCAGCCACATGGGCTTCGTGCTGATCGGCGTGGGCAGCTTCAGTGCCCTGGGCACCAGTGGCGCCATGCTGCAGATGATCAGCCACGGCTTGATCGGTGCCAGCCTGTTCTTCCTCGTGGGTGCCACCTACGACCGCACCCACACGCTTCAGCTGGATGAGATGGGAGGCATTGGCCAGAAGATGCGAATCATGTTCGCGCTCTGGACGGTGTGTGCCCTCGCCTCCCTGGCCCTACCCGGCATGAGCGGATTCGTGAGCGAACTGATGGTTTTTGCCGGTTTCGCCACGGATGAGGCCTACACCCTGCCCTTCCGAGTGGTGATCTGCGGGCTGGCCGCCGTCGGCGTGATCCTCACACCGATCTATCTGCTCTCGATGCTTCGCGAGATCTTCTTCGGCAAGGAGAAAGAGGAGTTGGTGTCCCACACCAACCTGGTGGATGCGGAGCCGCGCGAGGTGTACATCATCGGCTGCCTGCTGGTGCCGATCATCGGAATCGGGCTGTACCCCAAGCTGATGACCGACAGCTACCGCAGCTCGATCGAAGCACTGGTGAGCCGAAACCTGGGTGCGATGGAACAGGTGATCTCGCCAACGGCCCCCTTGATTCGAGGTCAGGCCCCCGTTCCAGCGATCATCCAGGCCCCCGCCGTGGGCGCGTCATAA
- a CDS encoding DUF3172 domain-containing protein yields MTGSRYDRGGRRPRDGRYNRVERDRYDAPPRGGYGRPAGPPPGGGGSQGDFQFSTLTLAVLAGVLVVGIGIGSAVTSTTTGDQGNIASSQQLDMAVPDPEFCRQWGASAFVMDIEMYTTLNPSSSFVTQPTLQPGCVIRRENWSVLRKEGAITAEQERECKQRMNTFAYIGSVRDKPVVRCVYQTDISDNKFLTRGVADDAVGVTPEADQF; encoded by the coding sequence GTGACCGGCTCGCGCTACGACCGCGGCGGCCGCCGACCGCGTGATGGCCGCTACAACCGCGTTGAGCGTGACCGCTATGACGCTCCACCTCGGGGCGGATACGGCCGTCCTGCCGGCCCCCCACCGGGTGGTGGAGGCAGCCAGGGCGACTTTCAATTCAGCACCCTCACCTTGGCCGTCTTGGCAGGAGTTCTCGTGGTGGGGATCGGCATCGGCAGCGCTGTCACCAGCACCACCACGGGCGACCAGGGAAACATCGCCAGCTCCCAGCAACTGGACATGGCCGTTCCCGACCCGGAGTTCTGCCGCCAGTGGGGGGCGAGCGCCTTCGTCATGGACATCGAGATGTACACAACGCTCAACCCCTCCAGCAGCTTTGTGACCCAGCCGACCCTGCAACCGGGTTGCGTGATCCGTCGGGAGAACTGGTCGGTGCTGCGCAAGGAGGGGGCCATCACCGCCGAGCAGGAGCGTGAGTGCAAACAGCGGATGAATACCTTTGCCTACATCGGCTCCGTGCGGGACAAGCCCGTGGTGCGCTGCGTCTACCAAACCGACATCAGTGACAACAAATTCCTCACCCGAGGCGTGGCAGATGACGCTGTGGGCGTCACACCAGAGGCCGATCAGTTCTGA